A genomic segment from Leptolyngbya boryana PCC 6306 encodes:
- a CDS encoding photosystem II protein, Psb35-related, which produces MVILISLFVVGWVAVALLGSMTYFLGEQSKPIHERNWRSVSFEKLARSLTGNEIDYSTRVPAFVVADAYASARLPEA; this is translated from the coding sequence ATGGTAATCTTGATTAGCCTATTTGTTGTCGGTTGGGTCGCAGTTGCTCTATTGGGTTCGATGACTTATTTCTTGGGTGAGCAATCGAAGCCGATTCATGAGCGCAACTGGCGATCGGTTTCTTTTGAAAAGCTGGCACGCTCTTTGACTGGAAATGAAATCGATTACTCTACACGTGTTCCCGCTTTTGTCGTAGCTGATGCCTACGCCAGTGCAAGGTTGCCCGAAGCATAG
- a CDS encoding DUF7734 family protein — protein MSHSIGQRLEQYTIKCPNEVLLVSIEAEGQPDQIAIFKGFSSSLMNPTSFDPDMPVLPDDAIVQSVDRLESPYNPNHPRFVEQGLSWLEFQRLLDAAGV, from the coding sequence ATGAGTCATTCAATTGGACAGCGTTTAGAGCAGTACACCATTAAGTGCCCCAATGAAGTCTTATTGGTGTCGATCGAGGCAGAAGGACAGCCTGATCAAATTGCGATTTTTAAGGGATTCTCCAGTTCGCTGATGAATCCAACCTCATTCGATCCGGATATGCCTGTGCTGCCGGATGATGCGATCGTGCAATCTGTCGATCGCTTGGAGAGTCCTTATAATCCCAATCATCCACGATTTGTCGAGCAGGGATTGAGTTGGCTGGAGTTCCAACGGCTGTTAGATGCAGCTGGGGTGTAG
- a CDS encoding ABC transporter permease, whose protein sequence is MSEAVLTIGSTFNRIGAIASNVFREVMRDRILYLVMFYAGALILANYLLPEIAATTEKKILLDLALATMPVIGLIVAIFIGTGLVNKEIEKRTVFVLIAKPVSRAEFIIGKHLGLSAVLAVLIAAMSLIAVGILLVEKIPFSLPNLLISSGFLLLQLSLISAIAILFGVFTSSLLAMMLSFGIYLMGQLSPDIVKFGKLTKNPVIETVTQGLYLVLPDLTRLDLKNQAVYNLIPAPQILLGNALYAFLYIAFVLTIASLIFSRREF, encoded by the coding sequence ATGAGTGAGGCAGTCTTGACGATTGGTAGCACCTTCAATCGGATTGGTGCGATCGCATCGAATGTGTTTCGAGAAGTGATGCGCGATCGCATTCTTTATCTCGTCATGTTTTATGCAGGCGCACTCATCCTCGCCAATTATCTCCTGCCCGAAATCGCGGCTACGACTGAGAAAAAAATTCTGCTCGATCTCGCCCTTGCCACGATGCCAGTGATTGGACTGATCGTGGCAATTTTCATCGGCACAGGCTTAGTGAATAAAGAAATTGAGAAACGCACCGTCTTCGTGCTGATTGCGAAACCTGTGAGCCGCGCCGAGTTCATCATTGGTAAACATTTGGGACTGTCTGCAGTCTTGGCTGTTTTGATTGCAGCTATGAGTCTGATTGCAGTCGGCATTTTATTGGTGGAAAAAATTCCGTTTTCTCTGCCCAATTTGCTGATCTCATCGGGGTTTCTGCTGCTGCAATTGTCGTTGATTAGTGCGATCGCCATTCTCTTCGGTGTTTTTACAAGTTCACTGCTGGCGATGATGTTGAGCTTCGGGATATACCTGATGGGACAACTCAGCCCAGACATTGTGAAGTTTGGCAAACTGACTAAAAATCCTGTGATCGAAACCGTTACTCAAGGACTGTACTTAGTCTTGCCTGACCTGACACGGTTGGATTTGAAGAATCAAGCGGTCTATAACCTGATTCCGGCTCCACAGATTTTATTAGGCAACGCACTCTATGCATTTCTTTATATTGCGTTTGTTCTGACGATCGCGTCGCTAATTTTTTCACGGCGGGAATTCTAA
- a CDS encoding RuBisCO accumulation factor 1, with the protein MTETPQDLPNADELLLSLRRKQGSWVEWGHTCQTLQKAGYTPQAIFEASGFEPIQQNQIIVAAQVYDTMLKVGVSDAVKNHFGQRASDILYELRVLKQEERAAAAELVFAKNLDTDEVHEVVRSLKEFSRLSKIPENFTAHPGDVVAFYAWKTAKEKSDFQERSRYIARGLKFAHTETARKTIEALLTDFTVTPKRPAPRLPLYRVDSDEQLPRILPVAGKLPLKVADLHAVPMLEETGIFAIVQFSGIGAVMTVPGWQVIRSAEDPVAILGQSDRLPVPLEGDAEEVIIVIDRAQRDWDADSYFAIAEGEQLELQWFEEEPTINLLGRVILVMRPKKVLDEAYTTELWQLDE; encoded by the coding sequence ATGACCGAGACACCTCAAGACCTCCCAAATGCTGACGAACTCCTGCTCTCACTCCGCCGCAAACAGGGATCTTGGGTCGAGTGGGGACATACTTGTCAAACCTTGCAGAAAGCAGGATATACGCCACAAGCGATCTTTGAAGCCTCTGGATTCGAGCCAATTCAGCAAAACCAGATCATTGTTGCTGCACAAGTCTATGACACCATGCTGAAAGTCGGAGTTTCGGATGCGGTCAAAAACCATTTTGGACAAAGAGCTAGCGATATTCTGTACGAATTGCGAGTTCTCAAGCAGGAAGAACGTGCCGCTGCCGCTGAATTAGTCTTTGCAAAGAACTTAGACACGGACGAAGTGCACGAAGTTGTACGATCGCTCAAAGAATTTTCTCGTCTTAGCAAAATCCCAGAAAACTTTACGGCTCATCCAGGCGATGTTGTTGCGTTCTATGCTTGGAAGACAGCGAAAGAAAAATCCGATTTCCAAGAGCGATCGCGCTACATTGCCAGAGGTCTAAAATTCGCGCACACCGAAACAGCTCGAAAAACGATCGAAGCACTCTTAACCGATTTCACTGTTACCCCCAAGCGTCCTGCCCCTCGCCTTCCGCTCTATCGCGTTGACAGTGATGAGCAACTGCCGCGCATTTTACCCGTTGCAGGCAAACTGCCGCTCAAAGTTGCTGATCTTCATGCTGTCCCGATGTTAGAAGAAACGGGAATCTTTGCGATCGTGCAATTTTCCGGCATCGGCGCAGTGATGACGGTTCCGGGTTGGCAAGTGATCCGCAGTGCAGAAGATCCAGTCGCGATTTTAGGACAAAGCGATCGCTTACCTGTTCCATTAGAAGGTGATGCGGAAGAAGTGATCATTGTCATCGATCGAGCGCAACGAGACTGGGACGCAGACAGTTACTTTGCGATCGCTGAAGGAGAACAATTAGAACTGCAATGGTTTGAAGAAGAACCGACGATCAACTTATTAGGGCGAGTCATTCTCGTCATGCGCCCCAAGAAAGTCCTAGACGAAGCTTATACAACCGAGCTTTGGCAGTTAGATGAGTAG
- a CDS encoding DUF5357 family protein yields the protein MAFITDIVKEIRKLLQPPQWASWQTLIFLSIFSAVVAALTTSPAPQIAQRIISSFGWLFLVLGVWWFVYEPNVKKKLTFFNLFLGPWIVGALICIWFFGTIEGRTIPTQAAFISWPPISSIVWAAPKFVKSDPKTKSPIYTNPNKGHRQDIILLMLSNLVLSCWFQFYFQINTWMTQYPSLRADNLSRSAFVWRPQEFDKAAALSRGADILNLAAQRVRSDLEGKPWSEVERWLEQLDRQVPELQQQVKSQLPKVAEAELWNLNANVISDAYDLQLRATWTGPTSRRGGYELSRICRIAQARRQGPATQFNFDNASPPATAPTTPKLVGTVQCGAITQPKQIEQAKL from the coding sequence ATGGCATTCATCACCGATATTGTTAAAGAAATTCGTAAACTCTTGCAGCCCCCTCAGTGGGCATCCTGGCAAACGCTAATATTTTTGAGTATCTTTAGCGCAGTCGTGGCTGCGCTCACCACGTCCCCAGCGCCACAAATTGCCCAACGGATCATTTCATCCTTTGGCTGGCTGTTCCTGGTTTTAGGCGTTTGGTGGTTTGTCTACGAACCGAATGTCAAAAAGAAACTCACGTTTTTTAACTTATTTCTCGGACCTTGGATTGTCGGCGCGCTGATTTGTATTTGGTTTTTCGGCACGATCGAAGGCAGAACGATTCCGACTCAAGCCGCATTCATCAGTTGGCCTCCGATTTCGTCGATTGTTTGGGCAGCCCCAAAATTTGTCAAATCCGATCCCAAAACCAAAAGCCCCATCTACACGAATCCCAACAAAGGACACCGCCAAGACATCATTCTGCTGATGCTCTCGAATTTAGTCCTCAGCTGTTGGTTTCAGTTTTACTTCCAAATCAATACTTGGATGACGCAATATCCTTCACTCCGAGCCGATAACCTCAGCCGGAGCGCTTTTGTCTGGCGACCTCAGGAATTTGACAAGGCGGCAGCGTTATCGAGAGGTGCAGATATCTTGAACCTTGCCGCTCAAAGAGTTCGTTCCGACCTTGAAGGAAAACCTTGGTCAGAAGTAGAACGCTGGCTAGAACAACTCGATCGACAAGTTCCAGAATTGCAGCAGCAGGTGAAATCGCAACTGCCCAAAGTCGCCGAAGCAGAGTTATGGAATCTCAATGCTAATGTGATTTCAGATGCGTATGATTTGCAACTCAGAGCGACTTGGACAGGACCGACCTCTCGTCGCGGCGGATATGAGTTGAGCCGAATCTGCCGCATTGCCCAAGCTCGAAGACAAGGACCCGCGACCCAGTTCAATTTCGATAATGCTTCTCCGCCTGCAACCGCTCCGACGACGCCAAAACTGGTTGGGACGGTTCAGTGTGGAGCCATCACCCAACCGAAACAAATCGAACAAGCCAAACTGTGA
- a CDS encoding ATP-binding protein produces MTTQLHLHQTIRGNAISASLRQVFTQSDSCATNQLAAELWIERFLNHLNARLQDSLNSEPTEAKLWQMLADELGHALSGEIVAIALPMEADQADQADQFEIQHLAGSMVQLSPSICIARHAIELELGRTFELAALQNLRQLEWQNAWELCDRKTTYGWLVTVSSPISSTAIDPILIQLRDQCVSRAISQTVQVIRHGKKTEALIEQCQALKAQNQELSQISKLKSEFLANTSHEIRTPLSSILGFTHLLREQGYNPSNLRHQEYLKIILSSGQHLLALINDILDLSKIEANQLTLQQETIDVIEVCKLALKLVQEKANDKGLPLKLVVAPEITTIAADPLRLKQMLFNLLSNALKFTERGSVGLEVKAIDDFMHFIVWDTGTGISPEQQQLLFRPYTQLKNATPGEGTGLGLTLTQKLAELHGGWVRLDSELGVGSRFTIALPLTMPINTDPTSPPNQLCLSPTPHLPTPPLPHSPTPLNPTRSNHILLVEDNAHNARLIITYLCKLGYEVTWSKDSKEMWQSLKQSIPAVILMDIHLPEVNGLTLTQQLRSRKRYRSIPVIVQTAMAMKGDREKCLEAGAVDYVSKPIDLNALAQTVARYSQKR; encoded by the coding sequence ATGACTACGCAACTGCATCTACATCAAACGATTCGAGGCAATGCGATCAGCGCCTCACTGCGCCAAGTTTTCACGCAATCTGATTCCTGCGCGACCAATCAACTTGCAGCCGAACTTTGGATTGAGCGCTTCTTAAATCATTTAAATGCTCGTCTCCAAGACAGTTTAAATTCGGAGCCGACGGAAGCGAAACTCTGGCAAATGCTCGCGGACGAACTCGGTCACGCCTTATCGGGTGAAATCGTAGCAATTGCCCTGCCGATGGAAGCTGACCAAGCTGATCAAGCTGACCAATTTGAGATTCAGCATTTAGCCGGATCAATGGTGCAACTTAGCCCTTCGATTTGCATCGCCCGTCATGCGATCGAACTCGAACTCGGTCGCACCTTTGAACTCGCTGCTCTACAGAACCTCCGGCAATTAGAATGGCAAAACGCTTGGGAATTGTGCGATCGCAAAACGACTTACGGCTGGCTCGTAACCGTTTCTTCTCCGATTTCTTCAACAGCGATCGATCCGATATTGATTCAACTGCGCGATCAATGCGTCAGTCGCGCGATTTCCCAAACGGTGCAAGTGATTCGCCACGGCAAAAAGACCGAAGCATTAATCGAGCAATGCCAAGCCCTAAAAGCACAAAACCAAGAACTCAGCCAAATTAGCAAACTCAAAAGCGAATTTCTCGCCAACACCAGCCACGAGATCCGTACTCCCCTCAGTTCAATTCTCGGTTTCACTCACCTGCTCAGAGAGCAAGGCTACAATCCCTCTAACTTACGCCACCAGGAATACCTAAAAATCATTCTCAGCAGTGGTCAGCATCTTCTCGCTCTGATTAATGACATTCTCGATCTGTCCAAAATCGAAGCCAATCAGCTTACTCTCCAGCAAGAAACGATCGACGTCATCGAAGTCTGCAAACTTGCACTCAAACTCGTCCAGGAAAAAGCAAACGATAAAGGGCTACCCCTCAAACTCGTCGTCGCACCCGAAATCACAACCATTGCAGCCGATCCACTCCGGCTGAAGCAAATGCTATTCAACTTGCTCTCCAATGCCCTGAAATTTACCGAGCGTGGGTCGGTCGGCTTAGAAGTTAAAGCGATCGATGATTTCATGCACTTCATCGTCTGGGATACAGGCACAGGCATCTCGCCCGAACAACAGCAACTCCTCTTCCGCCCCTACACCCAACTGAAAAACGCGACCCCCGGTGAAGGCACAGGTTTAGGTCTAACACTCACCCAAAAACTTGCCGAACTACACGGTGGATGGGTACGCCTCGACTCAGAACTCGGCGTTGGTTCTCGCTTCACGATCGCGCTCCCACTCACCATGCCCATCAATACCGATCCCACCTCCCCCCCCAACCAACTCTGCCTCTCCCCCACTCCCCATCTCCCCACTCCTCCACTCCCCCACTCCCCCACTCCCCTTAACCCCACCCGCTCCAACCACATCCTCCTCGTCGAAGACAACGCCCACAACGCCCGCTTGATCATCACTTATCTATGCAAACTCGGCTATGAAGTCACCTGGTCAAAAGATAGTAAAGAAATGTGGCAATCTCTCAAGCAATCGATTCCTGCCGTGATTTTGATGGACATTCATCTACCTGAAGTGAATGGTTTAACGCTGACCCAGCAGTTACGATCGAGAAAACGCTATCGCTCCATTCCGGTGATCGTCCAAACCGCAATGGCAATGAAAGGCGATCGTGAAAAATGTCTCGAAGCCGGAGCTGTTGATTACGTCTCAAAGCCGATTGATCTCAATGCTTTAGCGCAAACTGTTGCAAGGTACAGCCAAAAACGCTGA
- a CDS encoding S-methyl-5'-thioadenosine phosphorylase, producing the protein MSQVKIGILGGSGLYKMEALKDIEEIQIETPFGSPSDALIVGTLEGTRVAFLARHGRNHHLLPSELPFRANIYAMKSLGVEYLISASAVGSLQAEMKPLDMVIPDQFIDRTFGRMGTFFGDGIVAHVAFGDPVCLQLAKVLGDAVESLQLEGVTLHRGGTYVCMEGPAFSTKAESNLHRSWDASVIGMTNLPEAKLAREAEIAYATLALVTDYDCWHPDHDSVTVEMVIGNLQRNAVNAQKVILETVRRLSKNPPVSDAHSALKYAILTPKDQVSAAAKTRLEFLLQKYFTEE; encoded by the coding sequence ATGTCTCAAGTCAAAATCGGCATTCTCGGCGGCAGTGGTCTTTACAAAATGGAGGCACTCAAAGATATCGAAGAAATCCAGATCGAAACGCCATTCGGCTCTCCGTCGGATGCGCTCATTGTGGGAACTTTAGAAGGAACCCGCGTGGCTTTTCTAGCTCGGCATGGACGTAATCATCATTTATTGCCATCTGAATTACCGTTTCGCGCCAATATTTATGCGATGAAGAGTCTGGGCGTTGAGTATCTGATTTCAGCTTCAGCGGTTGGGTCGTTGCAAGCAGAAATGAAGCCGTTGGATATGGTCATTCCGGATCAGTTTATCGATCGTACCTTTGGGCGAATGGGGACATTCTTTGGAGACGGCATTGTCGCTCACGTTGCTTTTGGCGATCCAGTCTGTCTTCAGTTGGCAAAAGTGTTAGGCGATGCAGTTGAGAGTTTGCAGCTTGAAGGCGTAACGCTGCATCGAGGGGGAACTTATGTGTGCATGGAAGGACCAGCCTTTTCAACAAAAGCAGAATCGAATTTACATCGGAGTTGGGATGCTTCGGTGATTGGCATGACGAATTTACCCGAAGCAAAATTAGCACGCGAAGCGGAGATTGCTTATGCGACGCTGGCTTTAGTCACCGATTACGATTGTTGGCATCCCGATCATGATAGTGTCACCGTCGAAATGGTGATTGGGAATTTGCAACGCAATGCAGTGAATGCTCAAAAAGTGATTTTAGAAACGGTGCGGCGATTGAGCAAAAATCCGCCTGTGTCTGACGCACATTCGGCATTGAAGTATGCCATTTTAACGCCAAAAGATCAGGTTTCAGCAGCGGCGAAAACACGCTTGGAATTCCTGTTACAGAAGTACTTTACTGAGGAATAG
- the fraC gene encoding filament integrity protein FraC, producing the protein MWDVLPLRAILYQLLFIVLAIAVEALVLQKYLGIGKKSSIQYAATANLLSTVAGWFLFFVVEPWLPPTWRQQLINYIFFDLTSTPPVLIGLAFLTFLGTFVVKLQSLDWLDLILENKKPVEIEVCDRTKFQGRKAQRQAFSEIPNRALAVLWANAASFSAITLIIAIRTFSEPPSNF; encoded by the coding sequence ATGTGGGATGTGTTGCCCCTGCGCGCGATCTTATATCAACTGCTCTTTATCGTCTTAGCGATCGCAGTCGAAGCCCTCGTGCTGCAGAAATATCTTGGAATTGGGAAAAAGTCCAGCATTCAGTATGCCGCAACTGCAAACTTGCTTTCGACAGTCGCGGGCTGGTTTCTGTTTTTCGTCGTTGAGCCTTGGCTTCCTCCCACTTGGCGACAGCAATTAATTAACTATATTTTCTTTGATCTGACCAGCACTCCGCCTGTGCTGATTGGCTTAGCGTTCTTGACCTTTTTAGGCACATTTGTTGTAAAACTCCAAAGCCTCGATTGGCTCGACTTAATCTTGGAAAATAAAAAGCCAGTCGAAATCGAAGTCTGCGATCGTACCAAATTTCAAGGCAGAAAAGCTCAGCGTCAGGCATTCTCAGAAATCCCAAATCGTGCCCTAGCGGTGCTTTGGGCAAATGCCGCCAGTTTTAGCGCCATCACCTTGATCATCGCGATTCGGACATTTTCTGAACCGCCTAGTAATTTTTAA
- a CDS encoding potassium channel family protein has protein sequence MYVLIGGAGLIGVSLAQRLIDLGHTVAVIDVNPAACRYAREQLGVIAFEGSAVSTEVLLEAGIRKADAIAAVLRSDALNLAMATLAKHYGVPNILVRMRHKDFAEPYRLAGATHVVNAIELAVSTMVNVIEYPEVESMMHFEQGQIEVFKLAIPANCNVVGRSVAEVAQDSRFPKGSLIIGYQPHAHMDLAIPNGSTILEPGSTVLMVTKPGFMHEVIDFMQKCAE, from the coding sequence ATGTACGTGTTAATCGGGGGCGCAGGTCTGATTGGGGTGAGTTTGGCTCAACGTCTGATCGATCTAGGGCACACGGTTGCAGTGATTGATGTGAATCCTGCGGCTTGTCGATATGCTCGTGAGCAGTTGGGAGTGATTGCTTTTGAAGGCAGTGCGGTGAGCACAGAAGTTTTGCTCGAAGCGGGCATTCGCAAGGCAGATGCGATCGCAGCAGTTCTGAGAAGTGATGCTTTAAATCTGGCAATGGCGACTTTGGCAAAGCATTATGGTGTGCCAAATATTTTGGTGAGAATGCGGCACAAGGATTTTGCTGAGCCTTATCGCCTTGCCGGAGCAACGCATGTGGTCAATGCGATCGAGCTTGCGGTTTCGACGATGGTGAATGTCATCGAATACCCCGAAGTAGAATCGATGATGCACTTCGAGCAAGGTCAGATTGAAGTCTTTAAGCTGGCAATTCCTGCGAATTGTAATGTAGTCGGACGCAGTGTGGCTGAAGTTGCACAAGATTCTCGATTTCCAAAGGGATCATTGATCATTGGCTATCAGCCTCATGCACATATGGATCTGGCGATTCCGAATGGCAGCACGATTTTGGAGCCGGGTTCGACCGTTTTAATGGTTACTAAACCCGGATTTATGCACGAGGTCATTGATTTCATGCAAAAGTGCGCTGAGTAG
- a CDS encoding DUF3177 family protein — protein MQDVPAWLSSIVWADYRLAVLFTVILPLALLIWATVQQVEALQRLLLIYWRVSSLLAITLYLLIGVLPIGFFSGWLARILIPIGLWYWADLNEEIRDSPSSSLKLALVSWRWAVSVYCAIGVIGQIPVLRCATLASQQILGDAACRVWLDPPFLFREYLHSGVRPFVLGFFGIVGLVIYVLYLGYFVFFRLGKRKRSAMEN, from the coding sequence ATGCAAGACGTTCCCGCCTGGTTATCTTCAATCGTTTGGGCAGATTACCGTTTGGCAGTCTTGTTCACTGTCATCTTGCCACTCGCTCTCCTGATTTGGGCGACCGTACAACAGGTTGAAGCCCTACAAAGATTGCTCTTGATTTATTGGCGCGTTTCTAGCTTGTTGGCGATTACCCTCTATTTACTGATTGGTGTATTGCCGATCGGGTTTTTCTCTGGTTGGCTTGCGAGAATTCTGATTCCGATCGGGCTTTGGTATTGGGCAGATTTGAATGAAGAAATTCGCGATTCGCCGTCGAGTTCGCTGAAATTGGCGCTGGTGTCTTGGCGCTGGGCAGTTTCAGTCTATTGTGCGATCGGGGTGATTGGACAAATCCCAGTCTTACGCTGTGCAACCTTGGCGAGTCAGCAGATTTTAGGAGATGCAGCTTGCCGAGTTTGGCTAGATCCACCGTTCTTGTTTAGAGAATATCTTCACTCTGGAGTCAGACCCTTTGTTCTGGGATTTTTTGGCATTGTCGGACTGGTCATCTACGTTCTCTATTTAGGCTACTTCGTCTTTTTCCGTCTCGGGAAGCGGAAACGCTCTGCGATGGAAAATTAG
- the glmM gene encoding phosphoglucosamine mutase, giving the protein MVSLPSKAESLSRFSSRSQHWEALPLPESALFGTDGIRGKAGDLLTAPLAMQIGYWAGQVLGSGNRAPIVIGQDSRNSSNMLAMALSAGLTAAGLEVWDLGLCPTPVVAHLTHYSEAIGGVMISASHNPPEDNGIKFFNSDGSKLASELQKQIEACLRGERKIASISSQWGQHFHRSELIEQYIQAIQQPLMAESAEPFAGLKVVLDLAWGAATRSAADVFRSLGADVTVLHGQPDGDRINVNCGSTHLNLLKAAVKEQGADVGFAFDGDADRVLAVDSQGRTVDGDYILYLWGKHLLAAGQLPGATIVATVMSNLGFERAWEKLGGQLIRASVGDQYVHADMIKHGAALGGEQSGHILCPQHSVSGDGLLTALHLASLIQRSGGNLAELVDRSFKTYPQLLRNVRVEDRTQRLNWHHNAAVQDAISEAEAAMGDRGRILVRASGTEPVIRVMVEAESSDLVEHWTERLVATVQQHLT; this is encoded by the coding sequence ATGGTGTCATTGCCATCAAAGGCTGAATCGCTCAGCCGCTTTTCTTCCCGTTCCCAACACTGGGAAGCGTTACCTTTGCCAGAGTCTGCTTTGTTTGGAACGGATGGGATTCGAGGAAAGGCTGGAGACTTGCTGACGGCTCCCTTGGCGATGCAGATCGGATATTGGGCTGGACAGGTTTTAGGCTCCGGAAATCGCGCCCCGATCGTCATTGGTCAAGATTCGCGCAATTCAAGCAATATGCTGGCAATGGCACTTTCTGCAGGATTGACCGCAGCAGGCTTAGAAGTGTGGGATTTAGGATTGTGTCCGACTCCAGTAGTAGCGCATTTAACGCACTACAGTGAGGCGATCGGCGGCGTGATGATTTCTGCTAGTCACAACCCGCCTGAAGATAATGGCATCAAGTTTTTTAATTCAGATGGCTCGAAACTCGCGTCAGAACTTCAAAAGCAAATTGAAGCTTGTCTGCGAGGAGAAAGAAAAATTGCGTCCATTTCCTCGCAATGGGGACAGCATTTCCATCGCTCGGAATTGATTGAGCAATATATTCAAGCAATTCAGCAACCGTTGATGGCTGAATCGGCTGAACCCTTTGCTGGATTGAAAGTTGTTTTAGATTTGGCATGGGGTGCTGCAACTCGCTCTGCTGCAGATGTTTTCCGGTCTTTGGGTGCAGATGTGACTGTGTTGCATGGTCAGCCCGATGGCGATCGCATTAATGTCAATTGTGGTTCGACGCATTTGAATTTGCTGAAAGCTGCGGTGAAAGAGCAGGGAGCCGATGTTGGATTTGCGTTTGATGGAGATGCAGATCGCGTCTTAGCGGTCGATAGCCAAGGTCGGACAGTCGATGGAGACTACATTCTCTACCTTTGGGGCAAGCACCTTTTAGCAGCAGGACAGCTTCCAGGTGCAACAATCGTTGCAACGGTGATGTCGAATCTTGGCTTTGAGCGGGCTTGGGAAAAGTTAGGCGGTCAGTTAATCCGAGCTTCGGTTGGCGATCAGTATGTTCATGCCGACATGATCAAGCATGGGGCTGCTTTGGGCGGTGAACAGTCTGGACATATTTTGTGTCCACAACACAGCGTCAGTGGAGACGGATTGTTAACGGCGTTGCACTTAGCAAGCTTGATTCAGCGATCGGGTGGAAACTTGGCAGAATTAGTCGATCGCAGTTTCAAGACCTATCCTCAACTGCTTCGCAATGTGCGGGTCGAAGATCGGACTCAGCGCTTGAACTGGCATCACAACGCAGCCGTTCAAGACGCAATTTCTGAAGCTGAAGCGGCAATGGGCGATCGTGGACGCATCTTAGTCCGTGCATCCGGAACAGAGCCAGTAATCCGAGTCATGGTTGAGGCGGAAAGTTCTGATCTGGTAGAACATTGGACAGAGCGCTTAGTTGCGACTGTTCAGCAACATCTGACCTAA
- a CDS encoding GNAT family N-acetyltransferase: MFQIRAALPADVPAIFSLIQALAEYEKLSHQVTGSIEQLHTHLFGEKPVIEAIVATVHEQAIGFALYFYNYSTFLTKPGIYLEDLFVLPEYRGQGIGKALLTQLAQIALEQDCGRLEWSVLDWNESAIGFYERMGATVLPDWRICRVTGEALLQMSAF; encoded by the coding sequence ATGTTTCAAATTCGTGCTGCACTCCCGGCTGATGTTCCAGCAATTTTCTCGCTGATTCAGGCATTAGCAGAGTACGAAAAACTCTCGCATCAGGTTACAGGCTCGATCGAGCAGCTTCACACACATCTCTTCGGCGAAAAGCCTGTGATTGAAGCGATCGTGGCAACCGTCCATGAACAAGCGATCGGGTTTGCATTATATTTTTATAACTATTCAACTTTCCTTACAAAGCCAGGAATCTATCTGGAAGACCTGTTTGTTTTACCAGAATATCGGGGTCAAGGGATTGGAAAAGCACTCCTGACTCAGTTGGCTCAAATTGCCTTAGAGCAAGACTGTGGGCGCTTAGAATGGAGCGTTCTGGACTGGAATGAGAGTGCGATCGGGTTCTATGAACGGATGGGTGCAACAGTGCTTCCAGACTGGCGAATTTGTCGCGTTACAGGCGAGGCTTTGTTACAAATGTCAGCTTTCTAA